The proteins below are encoded in one region of Apium graveolens cultivar Ventura chromosome 4, ASM990537v1, whole genome shotgun sequence:
- the LOC141718163 gene encoding uncharacterized protein LOC141718163 has translation MPDSTSSDFNKWTRNDYMVMSWLTFSTEQVISDSFIFASTARDLWLDVSERFGKSNAPLLYELQTSLSKIEQNNLSIAEYYGKLKNVWDKLQKANEAAETKKLIQLICGLNKNYDNVKTNMLSMEPLPTILKAYHILEQIEKQQSMTINMSKVPDVSVFYSNKPSFSVPRSFQNKKDFKRSKLDLTCDHYKKKGHTVDQCFKLTGVPEWYMNLKGKNFGVSTKFAANIADTSGLLRASPLDISSGSNISPAAQSMDPQLVSHVYKEIMKMMQQNAGLSISEHDSSSVNFAGIVSTSTISCSANFASWIIDTGASDHMVFSLSLFDDLQILQEPIKIALPDGSCKLVSQSGTISLFPHIRLTNVLYIPYFHHNLLSVGKLLDSNNLIAKFDKDSCLFQDLSTNTVKAVGTRSNGLYNCDSCILAKHHTLPFNDSLSIALASFHLLHIYLWGPYQTPNLTGGRYFLTILDDFSRVTWTHLLTTKDQVFSIIQAFLVYIDNHYQNSVKFVRSDNGTEIVQQNCANLFASRGIVHQKSIVGNPQQNGRVEIKHRHLFDTARAIRIHANLPTKFWGNCILAATYLIILMPSSVLGWKIPYEVLMKKSASYENLRTIGCLCFAAIKTTDKLAPRARRCILLGYPYAQKGYKLYDLATHQVFLSRDVIFKEDYFPFKTPVSSPIVPTLPHVNPVVSEFDSEMITPFSSDLPPVIDNTSADSPTSTSSDIFIPHTTSDIIPLRRTSRLSQLPKKFDDFVLPTGKSTSLASPVTSHIFNVFSEPSLSHLDHHNLTSLNSVLNTSEPSSYKQAKEDPRWVEAMQKEIVALEANETWDLTPLPLGGHVIGSK, from the exons ATGCCTGATTCTACATCATCAGATTTCAACAAATGGACTAGAAATGATTATATGGTGATGTCATGGCTTACGTTTTCTACGGAACAGGTAATATCTGACAGCTTTATCTTTGCTTCTACTGCTCGTGATCTTTGGCTTGATGTTTCTGAGCGTTTTGGTAAATCAAATGCTCCATTGCTGTATGAACTTCAGACTAGTCTGTCTAAGATTGAACAAAATAATCTGTCGATTGCTGAATATTATGGAAAACTTAAGAATGTGTGGGACAAGTTACAA AAAGCTAATGAAGCAGCAGAGACTAAGAAGCTTATTCAATTGATTTGTGGTCTTAATAAGAACTATGACAATGTTAAGACTAATATGTTGAGCATGGAGCCATTACCAACTATTTTGAAGGCATACCATATCTTAGAACAGATTGAGAAACAACAGAGTATGACTATTAACATGTCTAAGGTTCCTGATGTTAGTGTATTTTATAGCAATAAGCCTTCATTTTCTGTTCCAAGGTCTTTTCAGAATAAGAAGGATTTTAAGAGGTCAAAGCTTGATTTGACATGTGATCATTATAAGAAAAAAGGACATACTGTGGATCAATGTTTCAAACTGACTGGAGTTCCAGAATGGTATATGAATCttaaaggaaagaattttggtGTTTCTACCAAATTTGCAGCTAATATTGCTGATACTTCTGGTCTTCTTAGAGCATCTCCTCTGGACATATCATCTGGTTCAAATATTTCTCCCGCTGCTCAATCTATGGATCCTCAGCTGGTTTCACATGTCTACAAAGAAATCATGAAGATGATGCAACAAAATGCAGGATTGTCTATTTCTGAACATGATTCCAGTTCTGTCAACTTTGCAGGTATTGTCTCTACATCCACTATTAGTTGTTCTGCAAATTTTGCATCATGGATAATTGATACAGGAGCTAGTGATCATATGGTTTTTTCCTTGTCTTTATTTGATGATTTACAAATTCTTCAAGAACCTATTAAAATTGCTTTACCAGATGGTTCTTGTAAACTGGTTTCTCAATCTGGAACAATATCTTTGTTTCCTCACATTCGACTTACCAATGTTTTGTATATTCCATATTTTCATCATAATCTTTTATCAGTTGGCAAGTTGTTGGATAGCAACAATTTAATTGCTAAATTTGATAAAGATTCCTGTCTATTTCAGGACCTTTCAACTAATACTGTCAAGGCTGTTGGTACAAGATCAAATGGACTTTACAA TTGCGATTCTTGTATTCTTGCTAAACATCACACATTACCATTCAATGATTCACTGTCTATTGCTCTTGCATCATTTCATTTATTGCATATATATTTGTGGGGCCCATATCAGACTCCAAATTTGACTGGAGGTCGATATTTTCTGACTATCTTGGATGATTTTTCCAGAGTCACTTGGACTCATTTACTTACAACCAAGGATCAAGTTTTTAGTATTATTCAGGCCTTCTTGGTTTATATTGATAATCATTATCAAAACTCTGTTAAGTTTGTTAGGTctgataatggaacagaaattGTACAACAGAATTGTGCCAATCTTTTTGCTTCTAGAGGGATAGTGCATCAGAAAAGTATTGTTGGGAATCCTCAACAGAATGGTAGGGTAGAGATAAAACATAGGCATTTATTCGATACAGCTAGAGCCATAAGGATTCATGCTAATCTTCCAACTAAATTCTGGGGTAATTGTATTTTGGCTGCTACTTACCTTATTATATTGATGCCTAGTTCTGTTTTAGGCTGGAAAATACCTTATGAGGTTTTAATGAAGAAATCTGCTTCTTATGAGAATCTAAGAACCATAGGCTGTTTATGTTTTGCTGCTATCAAAACAACAGATAAATTAGCTCCTAGAGCTAGAAGATGCATTTTACTTGGTTATCCTTATGCTCAGAAAGGATACAAATTATATGATCTTGCAACTCATCAAGTTTTTCTTAGTAGAGATGTTATTTTTAAGGAAGATTATTTTCCATTCAAAACTCCTGTTTCTTCTCCTATTGTCCCTACTCTACCTCATGTCAATCCAGTTGTTTCTGAATTTGATTCCGAAATGATAACACCTTTTTCTTCTGATCTTCCACCTGTCATTGATAATACTTCAGCAGACTCTCCTACATCTACTTCTTCTGATATATTCATTCCACATACTACATCTGATATTATTCCACTTAGAAGAACTTCTAGACTTTCTCAGTTACCTAAGAAGTTTGATGATTTTGTTCTTCCCACTGGCAAGTCTACTTCTCTTGCTTCTCCTGTTACATCACAcatttttaatgtgttttctgAACCATCACTGTCTCATCTTGACCATCACAATTTGACAAGTCTTAATTCTGTTTTAAATACCTCTGAACCTTCATCTTATAAGCAAGCCAAAGAGGACCCTAGATGGGTTGAAGCTATGCAAAAAGAGATAGTCGCTCTTGAGGCAAATGAAACTTGGGATCTGACACCTTTACCTCTTGGTGGTCATGTTATTGGTTCAAAATAG